A portion of the Deltaproteobacteria bacterium genome contains these proteins:
- a CDS encoding amino acid ABC transporter permease yields the protein MAFNFELQVVFDTFPMLMRGLKYTVLITVGGLSLGFAFGALAGLMKLSRSFVLRKAAGVYVECIRGTPMLVQAMFLYYGVPMAMGIRIPPLVAGVVIIAVNSGAYIAEIVRGAVQSINKGQSEAGRSIGLTRMQTMRYVVWPQAFRRMIPPLGNQFIISLKDTSLLMVIGVGELLRTGQEIVAVTFRAFEVYMAVGVVYLAMTLSISHLLRLLEARLAKRVAR from the coding sequence ATGGCCTTTAATTTCGAACTTCAGGTCGTCTTCGACACCTTTCCCATGCTCATGCGGGGCCTCAAATACACGGTGCTCATCACCGTGGGCGGCCTGTCCCTGGGGTTCGCCTTCGGAGCCCTGGCCGGGCTCATGAAACTCTCCCGGTCCTTTGTCCTCCGCAAGGCCGCCGGGGTCTACGTCGAATGCATCCGGGGCACGCCCATGCTCGTCCAGGCCATGTTCCTCTACTACGGGGTTCCCATGGCCATGGGCATCCGCATCCCGCCGCTGGTGGCCGGAGTCGTCATCATCGCCGTCAACTCCGGGGCCTATATCGCCGAGATCGTCCGGGGGGCCGTGCAGTCCATCAACAAAGGCCAGAGCGAGGCCGGCCGGTCCATCGGCCTGACCAGGATGCAGACCATGCGCTACGTGGTCTGGCCCCAAGCATTCCGGCGGATGATCCCGCCCCTCGGCAACCAGTTCATCATCAGCCTGAAGGACACATCGCTCCTCATGGTCATCGGCGTGGGTGAACTTTTGCGCACCGGCCAGGAGATCGTGGCCGTGACCTTCCGGGCCTTCGAGGTCTACATGGCCGTTGGCGTCGTCTATCTGGCCATGACCCTCAGCATCTCCCACCTTCTGCGCCTGCTGGAGGCCAGACTGGCCAAACGGGTAGCCCGCTGA